From the Eleutherodactylus coqui strain aEleCoq1 chromosome 7, aEleCoq1.hap1, whole genome shotgun sequence genome, one window contains:
- the KDM3A gene encoding lysine-specific demethylase 3A: MMVLMHQDSFQVLVGQRFTCVLGGDLQLDFNQMENWPWRSGIIRAASHKDVNCAELKVCVEFEDEPWEKRVWIEVYGADVQMFLVEHSLVIADRKCPSNPSMSVLCPAMQYKVIVSKTSMEPMTCIQFLGDRHKAFMNKDVVKALRDRESLKQFMQGNRTFNKSFQELIRRSVDENRILQGAKNLVGSSIRVYSMSEGCQWFSASVMNSSLTHRTLEIKCEQVPNLKIIDPALIHVELVHNYADRVFVPPMKRPSEGGTAKVNAKQSRVAKAPVKASVKASAKKPNFLTYSRDDGKTLVVVDNPKSSGNSLLNFMKTPPESGKVDQTTTSSPSSKQSVPVGFGEALLGCTASTPSSQNQTSRATPPQANSPPSFGAATPPGKCSQNLPSETSSILNGDGKGEEKNLFLSAAMSQGKGLGFGLTDKSTGGFSSWASHANGDDGPKSENLFAAFTKPSTVFPKGFEFSVERFPDKNTLTVKDSPRLGSSEACKSLARQPASVFGQAPATQTKPAAHLPPVKNEFKARPLNFPVQNASKMEITPHKSPIKNDGVTYPRSILLDPQKLKRLQASGDCFVQDGSCNDIAPHLHKCRECRLDRFGRSKEQRDAAVFCRFFHFRRLYFNKHGLLREGGFLTPNKYDAEAINLWLPLVNSVVDLDLDTAKYILANIGDHFCKLVMSEKEVMATVDPQKQVAWKRAVRGVREMCDVCDTTIFNLHFVCPKCGFGVCVDCHRMKKKSMNNEGVETFAWLKCCKGQLHEPDNLMPTQIVPGKALYDVGDVVHSVRGKWGIKSNCPCSNKHQKPLPRPAVKEEPKQSSSSSDPSDGSPQPSKLPTQDPLSGSSKAPSSSLSGPLSWLTNLPNTNVNKENKDNLFTSALKTENKALPSFASFGKPASALQPFSSSILSPMSSNSSGFLRNLLNSSSVKPEGGEKSTPKLLDDIFASLVQTKPPSDPVKVSHGLAVQPSLMGFNTPHYWLCDNRLLCLQDPTNKSNWNVFRECWKQGQPVMVSGVHQKLNTDLWRPESFRNEFGDQEADLVNCRTNDIITGATVGDFWEGFEDISKRIKNDAGDPMVLKLKDWPPGEDFRDMMLSRFDDLMKNIPLPEYTRREGKLNLAARLPTYFVRPDLGPKMYNAYGLITPEDRKFGTTNLHLDVSDAANVMVYVGIPKDGGDQEQEVLRTLGDGDADELTVKRFVEFREKPGALWHIYAAKDTEKIRQFLKKVAEEQGQENPADHDPIHDQSWYLDTVLRKRLLQEHGVQGWAIVQFLGDAVFIPAGAPHQVHNLYSCIKVAEDFVSPEHVKHCFCLTQEFRYLSHTHTNHEDKLQVKNVIYHAVKDAVAVLKANESSLGKV; this comes from the exons GTTTGTGTGGAGTTTGAAGACGAGCCGTGGGAGAAGAGAGTGTGGATCGAGGTGTACGGCGCAGACGTCCAGATGTTTCTAGTGGAGCACAGCTTGGTGATCGCTGACCGCAAATGTCCGAgtaacccttctatgtctgtccTCTGCCCGGCTATG CAATATAAAGTAATAGTGAGCAAGACCTCCATGGAGCCCATGACCTGCATACAGTTCCTTGGAGACCGACACAAAGCTTTTATGAATAAGGATGTCGTGAAGGCTTTACGG GATCGTGAGAGCTTGAAGCAATTTATGCAGGGAAACCGAACATTTAACAAGTCCTTTCAGGAGCTCATACGGAGGAGTGTGGATGAAAATCGTATACTGCAAG GAGCCAAGAATTTAGTTGGATCATCTATAAGAGTGTATAGTATGAGTGAAGGATGCCAGTGGTTCAGTGCCTCAGTGATGAACTCGAGCCTTACACATCGGACCTTGGAGATTAAATGTGAACAG GTCCCCAATCTGAAGATTATTGATCCAGCTCTAATACACGTTGAACTCGTACATAACTACGCTGATAGAG TATTTGTCCCACCTATGAAAAGGCCATCTGAAGGAGGGACCGCAAAGGTGAACGCCAAACAGAGCAGAGTTGCAAAG GCACCTGTTAAGGCATCTGTTAAAGCATCTGCTAAGAAGCCAAACTTCCTTACCTACTCCAGAGATGATGGGAAGACATTGGTAGTGGTGGACAACCCCAAGTCCTCAGGGAACTCTCTTCTTAATTTCATGAAAACGCCACCGGAAAGTGGAAAAGTTGACCAAACA ACAACATCAAGTCCGTCATCTAAGCAGTCTGTGCCTGTTGGATTTGGAGAAGCATTGTTGGGATGTACCGCCTCTACGCCTTCCAGCCAAAACCAAACCTCGCGTGCGACTCCACCCCAAGCAAATTCTCCTCCAAGCTTTGGTGCTGCAACACCTCCAGG GAAATGTTCTCAGAACTTGCCAAGTGAAACTTCCTCCATTCTGAACGGTGATGGAAAAGGGGAGGAGAAGAACTTGTTTCTCAGCGCTGCAATGTCACAGGGCAAGGGGCTAGGATTTGGCCTGACTGACAAATCTACTGGAGGATTTTCATCCTGGGCCAGCCACGCTAATGGCGACGATGGACCTAAGTCAGAAAACCTCTTTGCGGCCTTTACAAAACCCTCAACTGTGTTCCCAAAAGGCTTTGAGTTTTCTGTGGAACGGTTTCCTGATAAAAACACTTTGACTGTGAAAGACTCTCCACGGCTGGGAAGCTCTGAGGCTTGTAAAAGCTTAGCCCGGCAGCCGGCAAGTGTATTTGGCCAAGCTCCAGCGACTCAGACCAAGCCTGCTGCTCATCTACCGCCTGTGAAAAATGAATTCAAGGCCAGGCCACTAAACTTTCCTGTTCAAAATGCCTCAAAAATGGAGATTACTCCGCACAAGAGTCCAATTAAAAATGACGGGG TCACATATCCCAGATCTATATTGCTGGACCCACAGAAGCTGAAAAGGCTCCAAGCAAGCGGTGATTGCTTTGTGCAGGATGGCTCTTGCAATGacattgctccacatttgcaTAAGTGTAGGGAGTGCCGTCTGGATCGCTTTGGGCGCAGCAAGGAGCAGAGGGATGCAGCAGTCTTCTGCCGCTTTTTTCACTTTCGGAG ATTATACTTCAATAAGCATGGATTACTGCGGGAAGGAGGCTTCTTGACTCCTAATAAATATGATGCTGAAGCAATAAACTTGTGGCTTCCTCTAGTGAACAGTGTTGTGGATTTAGACCTTGACACCGCCAAGTACATTCTGGCAAACATTGGAGACCACTTCTGTAAGCTCGTCATGTCAGAAAAGGAAGTCATGGCTACTGTAGATCCACAAA aacaagTAGCCTGGAAACGTGCTGTGCGTGGTGTGCGAGAAATGTGTGATGTCTGTGACACAACCATCTTCAATCTCCATTTTGTCTGTCCCAAATGTGGCTTTGGGGTGTGTGTAGACTGTCACCGGATGAAGAAGAAAAGCATGA ATAATGAGGGAGTAGAGACCTTTGCCTGGCTGAAGTGTTGCAAAGGGCAGTTACACGAACCTGACAATCTAATGCCAACTCAGATTGTACCGGGAAAAG CCCTGTATGATGTCGGAGATGTTGTTCACTCTGTAAGAGGAAAGTGGGGTATCAAGTCAAATTGTCCCTGTTCCAACAAGCACCAAAAGCCTTTACCTAGACCAGCTGTGAAGGAAGAGCCAAAGCAG AGTTCTTCTAGTTCTGATCCCTCTGATGGATCCCCTCAGCCGAGCAAACTTCCCACACAGGATCCATTATCAGGCAGTAGCAAAGCGCCTTCATCCTCACTCTCTGGGCCTTTAAGTTGGCTAACGAATCTTCCGAACACAAACGTGAACAAGGAAAACAAAG ATAACCTCTTCACATCCGCACTGAAAACTGAAAACAAAGCACTACCCTCTTTTGCTAGTTTTGGAAAGCCAGCTTCGGCATTGCAGCCATTCAGTAGCTCCATTCTTTCTCCTATGAGCAGTAACAGTTCTGGATTCTTAAGGAACCTACTGAATTCCTCAAGTGTAAAG CCGGAGGGAGGTGAGAAGAGCACGCCTAAGTTGCTTGATGATATTTTTGCATCTTTGGTTCAAACCAAGCCTCCATCTGATCCAGTAAAGGTATCGCATGGCCTTGCTGTTCAGCCCAGTCTGATGGGCTTCAATACACCACACTACTGGCTCTGTGACAATAGGTTGCTTTGTCTGCAAGATCCTACCAATAAGAGCAACTGGAATGTCTTCCGTGAATGTTGGAAACAAGGACAG CCTGTCATGGTGTCTGGGGTGCACCAAAAACTGAATACTGATTTATGGAGACCAGAGTCCTTTAGGAATGAGTTTGGGGATCAAGAGGCTGACCTGGTGAATTGTCGGACTAATGACATAATCACAGGAGCCACCGTTGGCGACTTCTGGGAAGGCTTTGAAGACATATCCA AGCGCATTAAAAATGATGCTGGGGATCCTATGGTGCTAAAACTGAAGGACTGGCCCCCTGGTGAAGACTTCAGAGATATGATGCTGTCTAG GTTTGATGACTTGATGAAAAATATTCCACTGCCTGAGTACACAAGGAGAGAGGGCAAGCTAAATCTTGCCGCTCGGCTTCCTACTTACTTTGTTCGCCCGGACTTGGGACCTAAAATGTACAATGCTTACG gTTTAATTACGCCAGAGGATCGGAAATTTGGTACAACAAACCTTCACCTGGATGTATCAGATGCTGCTAATGTGATGGTCTATGTAGGCATCCCAAAGGATGGGGGTGATCAGGAGCAAG AAGTGCTCAGGACCTTAGGTGATGGAGATGCAGATGAATTGACCGTTAAGCGGTTTGTGGAGTTCAGGGAGAAGCCTGGAGCTTTGTGGCATATCTATGCAGCCAAGGACACTGAAAAGATCCGACAGTTCTTAAAAAAG gtgGCAGAAGAACAAGGCCAAGAGAACCCAGCTGACCATGATCCCATCCATGATCAAAGCTGGTACCTGGATACTGTATTGAGGAAAAGACTGCTCCAAGAACATGGGGTTCAGGGATGGGCCATTGTGCAGTTCTTGGGAGATGCAGTCTTCATTCCGGCTGGAGCTCCCCATCAG GTTCATAACTTATACAGCTGCATAAAAGTTGCCGAGGACTTTGTATCTCCAGAACACGTGAAGCATTGTTTCTGCCTGACTCAGGAATTCCGCTATCTCTCCCATACGCACACAAACCATGAGGACAAGCTTCAG GTGAAGAATGTGATCTACCATGCTGTGAAGGATGCGGTTGCAGTACTGAAAGCAAATGAGAGCAGCCTCGGGAAGGTTTAA